The nucleotide sequence GGTTTGTTGCGTTCTACACAACAGTAAATATTGCGTCAGACGGTTTTTACCCGGGCCACGAGCATTTAGCATGGCCCCCGGCCACGTCGGGCAGTTGACGTTGCATCCGTTGTTTTTGACAAGGAGTTGTAAATGACCGTTTCGTTTGTCGCCAAGGCGTCGGTACTGCTGCTGTTCCTGGGCAGTACCCTGTATGTGCACCTGCGCGGCAAGGCGCGTCTACCGGTGTTGCGCCAGTTCGTCAATCATTCGGCGCTGTTCGCCCCCTATAACACACTGATGTACTTGTTCTCTGGCGTACCTTCCAGGCCGTACCTGGACCGCAGCAAGTTCCCTGAACTGGATGTGCTCAAGGACAACTGGCAGGTCATCCGCGACGAGGCGATGCACCTGTTCGACGAGGGTTACATCCGGGCGGCCGAAAAGAACAACGACGCCGGTTTCGGCTCGTTCTTCAAGAAAGGCTGGAAGCGCTTCTACCTCAAGTGGTACGACAAACCGCTACCGTCGGCCGAAGTGCTATGCCCAAGAACCGTCGAGCTGGTCAACCGGATCCCCAACGTCCGCGGCGCGATGTTTGCGCTGCTGCCGGGCGATAGCCATTTGAACCCCCATCGCGATCCGTTTGCCGGCTCGTTGCGCTATCACCTGGGGCTTTCCACGCCCAACTCCGACGATTGCCGGATCTTTGTCGATGGCCAGATCTATGCGTGGCGCGACGGCGAGGATGTGATGTTCGATGAAACCTATGTCCACTGGGTCAAGAATGAAACACCCAAGACCCGCGTGATCCTGTTCTGCGACGTCGAGCGCCCCTTGAGCAACCGGTTGATGACTCGCCTCAATCGTGCTGTCAGCGGCATCCTCGGTCGCGCCACCGCGCCGCAGAATCTGGATGACGAACGCGTTGGTGGCATCAACCAGGCCTACGCCTGGAGCAAGTCGTTCAGCGATGGCATCAGCGGCCGGGTCAAGCAATGGAAACGCAAGCATCCCAAGGTGTATCGGGTGATGCGTCCGGTGCTGGCGGTGGTGGTGCTGACGGCGCTTGGCTATTGGCTGTTCGGTTAGCCGTTGCGCAATACATCGGGCGCTGGTTATAGTCAGCGCTCGTCGGGTTCCAGGACCCACCTCCCCAAGAGATCGGCTCATGCCTTTATTCCCTGTCATCGCGGTTGTGGTTCCAGCGTTCAACGCTGGCGTCGTGCCGTGCGGGAATCAGCAGCCTGTGCAGATCGGTCAATACCCCCCACCTGTCAGTAGCCCACCGGTATACGCCGTCGTATCACCGCCGGGTGTTGGCGTTCAGGGCTGATCGGCAACGGTTGCCATCCCCCTGTGCCTGCCTGAAAAAACTACTGGACTTCAGCCTCGGCTGAGTTGGCTTTTGCCTGACTACAGGTGGTATCCATGTTTTCCCTCTCCAAGAACGCCTTATTGGCGGCGGCTTCCACGAGCCTGTTCGTCCTGCTGTGGAGCAGCGGGGCAATCTTTTCCAAACTGGGCCTGGCCCATGCGTCACCTTTTGCTTTTCTGCTGATCCGTTTTGCCATTGCACTGTGCGCATTGGTGCTCTTGATCCCGGTGTTCAGGTTCCAGTTGCCCAAGGCCGGCAGGCCGATGGTCTATGCCACGGCCACCGGGTTGGTGCTGCTGGGGGCCTATCAGATTTTTTATCTGCTGGCCCTGCAAATGAACGTGACACCTGGGGTGATGGCAACCCTGATGGGCATACAGCCGATCCTCACGGTGGTGCTCGTGGAGCGTCAGCGTTCCTGGCAGCGGCTGTTCGGCCTGGCGCTCGGGTTGGTCGGGTTGATCATGGTGGTGTACCAGGGCATCGGGCTGGCCGGCATGTCCTTGACCGGGATGCTGTGCGGGTTGCTGGCGCTGGTGTTCATGACCGCCGGCTCGATCATGCAAAAGCGCATTACCGATAATCCCCTCGGCACGCTGCCGGTGCAGTATCTGGCCGGGCTGGTACTGTGCGCGGTGTTCGTGCCGTTCCAGCCCTTCCATTTCGAGCGCAACGCGGGCTTTATCGTGCCGGTGCTATGGATGGGATTGGTGGTGTCGGTGCTGGCGACCTTGCTGCTTTACCGGCTGATCGCACGGGGCAACCTGGTGAATGTCACCAGCCTGTTCTACCTGGTGCCGGCGGTGACGGCGGTCATGGATTACCTGGTATTCGGCAACCGGCTGGCGCTGTTGAGCTTGCTGGGGATGGTGCTGATCGTTGTCGGGCTGGTGTTTGTGTTTCGTAAAAGTGGCTGATCGTTAGATTGCTGTTGGCATAGAACCGCTATCGCGAGCAGGCTCGCTCCCACAAGGGTTGTCCTTGACCTGTGGGAGCGAGCCTGCTCGCGATGGCATTTCCAAACGCGCCGATGCGCTATCGGGCAGACACCTCAACCGGCTTCTGCGCCGCTGGCTTCAACACCAGCCACAACGCTGCCGCAATCAGCACCCCGCCATACAGATGCGCCATTCCCAGCGGCTCGTCCAGCAACAACGCCCCCCACAGCACGCCGAAGGGCGGGATCAGGAAGGTGACGGTCATGGATTTGACCGGCCCGATGGAGCTGATCAGCCGGAAATAAAGGATGTACGCCAGCGCGGTGCACACCAGGCCCAACCCCAGCAATGACAGCCAGACGTTCCAGCCACCCCAGCTGGCCGGGGGGTGGCTGATGACGCTGTAGCCGAACAGCGGCAGCAGGAACATCGTGGCGCCGAACATGCTGCCCAGGGTCGAGAGACGGCTGTCCAGCCCACCTTGCTGATCGAGCCAGCGACGGGTGAAGAAACCGGCGAAGCCATAACAGGTGGTGGCCATCAGGCAGGCGAGGGCACCCATCAGCAGTTGCAGGTCGAAGGCCACCGGGCCGGCGCGGGTCAGGATGCCGACGCCGAGCAATCCCAGGAACACGCCGCTGACCTTGGCCAGCGTAAGCTGCTCGCTGAAGAACAGCCCGCCGATCAACACTCCCATCAGGGGCGTCGTGGCGTTGAAAATTGCCGAGTAACCGGCCGGAAGGGTCTGGGCCGCCAACGAGTAGAAGGTCGCCGGAATGCCTGAATTGATCAGGCCCAGCCCCATCACGATTTTCAGCTTGCCGCGGAAATTCCAGTCGACCCGCATCAGCGCCAGGATCACCACCAAGCCGACAAAGGCGATGGAGACACGAAAAAACGCGGTGGGGATCGTGCCGATGATAGGCGCGATAATGCGCATGAACAGAAAGCTCGCCCCCCAGATGGCGGCCAATGACAGCAAACGCAGGAGATCGACGAGGTTCACAAGGGATTCCTTCCATGGGGTGGGCCGCAAGTGTCGCGCTCCCATGGACCGATGGCAATGGTTGCGTTGTCGCGTGATTGGCCTCTAAGCTCAGTCGCTCATAACAAGACGCCCCGCCGAGGTTTTCCCTATGCCGCAGCCATGGCCCGCCAGCGATATCGCCCGCTCGATTCTCGACGGCTTCGACGATTATCGCGAGCATTTCCGGCAGATCACCGACGGTGCCCGTACCCGGTTCGAGCAGGCCCAGTGGCAGGAGGCGCAAGCGGCGTCGGCGGCGCGGATCAATCTGTATGAGGAAAAAGTCTTTGAAACCGTGGCCCGGCTGCGCAAGGCCTTCGACGCCGAGGCGCTGATGGATGTCGGCTGCTGGCCGCTGGTGAAAAGTGCCTACATCAGCCTGATCGACCTGCGTTTCGACGATGAACTGTCCGAGACCTGGTACAACTCGATTTTCTGCGGCCTGTTCAGCCATGACCTGATCAGCGACGGCACCATGTTTATCCACACCACCCGGCCGAGCCTGCGCCGGGCCCGTGCCGCGCAGACCCGTACCTACAAGCCCCTGGGGCAACTGGACCAGATGCTGGCGAGCGTCTTCGCCGACTACCGCTTCAGCGAAGACTACGCCGACTTGCCGGGCGACCTGCAGCGCCTCGAAGCCCAACTGCGGGAAAACCTGCCGGACTGGGTCTGCAAGGACCCGGAACTGACCGTGGAGCTGTTTTCGTCAGTGCTCTATCGCAACAAGGGCGCTTACCTGGTGGGCCGGATCTACACCCCGGGCGACCAGTGGCCGCTGGTGATTCCGTTGTTGCACCGTGAGGGCCGGGGTATCCAGATCGACGCGCTGATCACTGACGAGGCCCAGGTGTCGATCATCTTCTCGTTCACCCGCTCGTATTTCATGGTGGACGTGCCGGTGCCGGCGGAATTCATCGGTTTTCTCAAGCGGATCCTGCCGGGCAAACACGTTGCCGAGCTGTACACCTCCATCGGCTTCTACAAGCACGGCAAGTCCGAATTCTATCGAGCCTTGATCAACCACCTGGCCAGCACCGACGATCAGTTCATCATGGCACCGGGCGTGCGTGGCATGGTCATGAGCGTGTTCACGCTGCCGGGCTTCAACACCGTGTTCAAGATCATCAAGGATCGGTTCTCGCCGTCGAAAAACGTCGACCGCGCCACGGTGATCGAGAAGTACCGCTTGGTGAAAAGTGTCGACCGGGTTGGGCGCATGGCCGATACCCAGGAGTTCGCCGACTTCCGCTTTCCCCTGGGAAAATTCGAACCGGCGTGCCTGGAGGAATTGCTGGAAGTGGCGCCGTCCACGGTGTCGGTGGAAGGCGACACGGTGTTGATCCGCCACTGCTGGACCGAACGCCGGATGACGCCGCTGAACCTGTACCTGGAAAACGCCAACGAGGCCCAGGTGCGCGAAGCGCTGGAAGACTATGGCCTGGCGATCAAGCAACTGGCGGCGGCGAATATTTTCCCTGGCGACATGCTGCTGAAGAACTTCGGCGTGACCCGTCATGGTCGCGTGGTGTTCTACGACTACGACGAGATCTGCTTCCTTACCGAAGCCAACTTCCGCCACATCCCGGAGCCGCGCACGCCGGAAGACGAAATGGCCTCCGAGCCGTGGTACTCCATCGGGCCGCTGGACGTCTTCCCCGAGGAGTTCCCGCCCTTCCTGTTCGCCGACGCCGGGCAGCGCAAGCTGTTCGACCAGTTGCACGGCGAGCTGTACAACGCCGATTACTGGAAAGGCCTGCAAGCGGCCATTCGGGCGGGGAAGGTGATTGATGTGTTCCCGTATCGGCGCAAGGACCTGGATAGCGAATAATCTTCGAAGTGTGCGCAGATCCCTTGTGGGAGCGAGCCTGCTCGCGATGGCGGTGTGTCAGTCGACATGGATATTGATCGGACAATCGCCATCGCGAGCAGGCTCGCTCCCACAAGAGAGGATGGCTGGCAAAGAGGGCATGTGTTCGGCGCAGCAGCCGCAAATCTGCGACAATCGCCCCCTGCATAAAACCGACGACCCTTGCGTACCCGATGACTGACCAAGCCCCCGCTATCGACAAGCTGCTGAAGAACCTCGACCACGCCATGCTCGCCGACCGTCACCGGTTGCGGCGGCAGTTGCTCGAGCTGCGCAAGAAGCCCGATGAGGCCAAGCTGGTCCAATGGGTGGCGCGCATGCAGGCGTCGTGCGACCAGGTGCTGGCGCGCAAGGCCAGCCTGCCGCTGATTCGCTACGACGACAATCTGCCGATTGCCGCCAAGCGTGACGAGATCAAGGACGCGCTGCTCAAGCACCAGGTGCTGATCATCGCTGGCGAAACCGGCTCGGGCAAAACCACGCAGTTGCCGAAGATCTGCCTGGAAATCGGACGCGGCCAGCATGGCTTGATCGGCCACACCCAGCCGCGCCGGATTGCTGCTCGCAGCGTCGCCAGCCGGGTGGCCGAGGAACTGGCGACGCCGTTGGGCGCGCTGGTGGGCTATCAGGTGCGGTTCGAGGACCAGAGCGACGCCAACACCCTGATCAAGCTGATGACCGACGGCATCCTGCTGGCCGAGACCCAGAACGACCGCTA is from Pseudomonas sp. B21-056 and encodes:
- a CDS encoding aspartyl/asparaginyl beta-hydroxylase domain-containing protein, with translation MTVSFVAKASVLLLFLGSTLYVHLRGKARLPVLRQFVNHSALFAPYNTLMYLFSGVPSRPYLDRSKFPELDVLKDNWQVIRDEAMHLFDEGYIRAAEKNNDAGFGSFFKKGWKRFYLKWYDKPLPSAEVLCPRTVELVNRIPNVRGAMFALLPGDSHLNPHRDPFAGSLRYHLGLSTPNSDDCRIFVDGQIYAWRDGEDVMFDETYVHWVKNETPKTRVILFCDVERPLSNRLMTRLNRAVSGILGRATAPQNLDDERVGGINQAYAWSKSFSDGISGRVKQWKRKHPKVYRVMRPVLAVVVLTALGYWLFG
- a CDS encoding DMT family transporter codes for the protein MFSLSKNALLAAASTSLFVLLWSSGAIFSKLGLAHASPFAFLLIRFAIALCALVLLIPVFRFQLPKAGRPMVYATATGLVLLGAYQIFYLLALQMNVTPGVMATLMGIQPILTVVLVERQRSWQRLFGLALGLVGLIMVVYQGIGLAGMSLTGMLCGLLALVFMTAGSIMQKRITDNPLGTLPVQYLAGLVLCAVFVPFQPFHFERNAGFIVPVLWMGLVVSVLATLLLYRLIARGNLVNVTSLFYLVPAVTAVMDYLVFGNRLALLSLLGMVLIVVGLVFVFRKSG
- a CDS encoding DMT family transporter, translating into MNLVDLLRLLSLAAIWGASFLFMRIIAPIIGTIPTAFFRVSIAFVGLVVILALMRVDWNFRGKLKIVMGLGLINSGIPATFYSLAAQTLPAGYSAIFNATTPLMGVLIGGLFFSEQLTLAKVSGVFLGLLGVGILTRAGPVAFDLQLLMGALACLMATTCYGFAGFFTRRWLDQQGGLDSRLSTLGSMFGATMFLLPLFGYSVISHPPASWGGWNVWLSLLGLGLVCTALAYILYFRLISSIGPVKSMTVTFLIPPFGVLWGALLLDEPLGMAHLYGGVLIAAALWLVLKPAAQKPVEVSAR
- the aceK gene encoding bifunctional isocitrate dehydrogenase kinase/phosphatase, translated to MPQPWPASDIARSILDGFDDYREHFRQITDGARTRFEQAQWQEAQAASAARINLYEEKVFETVARLRKAFDAEALMDVGCWPLVKSAYISLIDLRFDDELSETWYNSIFCGLFSHDLISDGTMFIHTTRPSLRRARAAQTRTYKPLGQLDQMLASVFADYRFSEDYADLPGDLQRLEAQLRENLPDWVCKDPELTVELFSSVLYRNKGAYLVGRIYTPGDQWPLVIPLLHREGRGIQIDALITDEAQVSIIFSFTRSYFMVDVPVPAEFIGFLKRILPGKHVAELYTSIGFYKHGKSEFYRALINHLASTDDQFIMAPGVRGMVMSVFTLPGFNTVFKIIKDRFSPSKNVDRATVIEKYRLVKSVDRVGRMADTQEFADFRFPLGKFEPACLEELLEVAPSTVSVEGDTVLIRHCWTERRMTPLNLYLENANEAQVREALEDYGLAIKQLAAANIFPGDMLLKNFGVTRHGRVVFYDYDEICFLTEANFRHIPEPRTPEDEMASEPWYSIGPLDVFPEEFPPFLFADAGQRKLFDQLHGELYNADYWKGLQAAIRAGKVIDVFPYRRKDLDSE